In Nocardia yunnanensis, one DNA window encodes the following:
- a CDS encoding YbaB/EbfC family nucleoid-associated protein — MQPGEGFDIQQLMAQAQQMQQAVMAAQQEIAESEVEGEAGGGLVRAKIKATGEVVALTIDPKVVDPEDVETLQDLIIGALNSAMESAQQLAAERLGPLAGGLGGGALPGF, encoded by the coding sequence GTGCAGCCCGGTGAAGGATTCGACATCCAGCAGTTGATGGCCCAGGCCCAGCAGATGCAGCAGGCCGTCATGGCCGCGCAGCAGGAAATCGCGGAATCCGAAGTGGAGGGCGAGGCGGGCGGCGGCCTGGTGCGCGCCAAGATCAAGGCGACCGGTGAGGTGGTCGCCCTGACCATCGACCCGAAGGTGGTCGATCCGGAGGATGTCGAAACCCTGCAGGACCTGATCATCGGCGCGCTCAACAGCGCCATGGAGTCCGCGCAGCAGCTGGCCGCCGAGCGGCTGGGGCCGCTGGCGGGCGGTCTCGGCGGCGGCGCGCTGCCCGGATTCTGA
- the recR gene encoding recombination mediator RecR — MYEGPVQDLIDELGKLPGVGPKSAQRIAFHLLSVEPPEIDRLQAALQKVRDGVRFCAVCGTVSDGELCRICADPRRDRTMICVVEEPKDVQAIERTREFRGRYHVLGGALDPLSGIGPDQLRIRELLTRIGNQDDGVDVTEVIIATDPNTEGEATATYLVRMLRDFPGLSVTRLASGLPMGGDLEFADELTLGRALSGRRTL; from the coding sequence GTGTACGAGGGTCCGGTTCAGGATCTCATCGACGAGCTGGGCAAACTGCCCGGCGTCGGTCCGAAGAGCGCACAGCGCATCGCGTTTCACCTGCTCTCGGTGGAGCCGCCGGAGATCGACCGCCTCCAGGCGGCGCTGCAGAAGGTGCGCGACGGCGTGCGGTTCTGCGCCGTCTGCGGCACCGTCTCCGACGGCGAACTCTGCCGCATCTGCGCCGACCCGCGCCGCGACCGCACCATGATCTGCGTGGTCGAGGAGCCCAAGGACGTGCAGGCCATCGAGCGCACCCGCGAATTCCGCGGCCGCTATCACGTACTCGGCGGCGCGCTCGACCCGCTTTCGGGCATCGGCCCCGACCAACTCCGCATTCGGGAATTGCTCACCCGCATCGGAAATCAGGACGACGGCGTCGACGTCACCGAGGTCATCATCGCCACCGACCCGAATACCGAAGGCGAGGCCACCGCCACCTACCTCGTCCGCATGCTCCGAGACTTCCCCGGCCTCAGCGTCACCCGCCTGGCCTCCGGCTTGCCCATGGGCGGCGACCTGGAATTCGCCGACGAATTGACATTGGGCCGAGCCCTCTCCGGCCGCCGCACCCTGTAA
- a CDS encoding rhodanese-like domain-containing protein — protein sequence MSYAGDITPKQAWELLRDNPDAVLVDVRTEAEWRFVGVPDTNGIGRPTALIEWVDATGTPNARFLDQLKQALAARPQDSDAPVLFICRSGQRSIGAATAATTAGIAPSFNVVDGFEGALDGQGHRGSTGWRADGLPWRQS from the coding sequence GTGAGCTACGCGGGTGACATCACGCCGAAGCAGGCGTGGGAGTTGTTGCGCGACAATCCGGATGCGGTGCTGGTGGATGTCCGCACCGAAGCCGAATGGCGTTTCGTCGGGGTGCCCGACACCAACGGCATCGGCCGGCCGACCGCGCTGATCGAATGGGTGGACGCCACCGGCACGCCGAACGCGCGCTTCCTCGATCAGTTGAAGCAGGCCCTGGCCGCCCGCCCGCAGGATTCGGACGCGCCGGTCCTGTTCATCTGCCGTTCGGGCCAGCGCTCCATCGGCGCGGCCACCGCGGCCACCACCGCCGGCATCGCCCCGTCCTTCAACGTGGTCGACGGTTTCGAGGGTGCGCTGGACGGCCAAGGCCATCGCGGCAGCACCGGATGGCGCGCCGACGGACTTCCGTGGAGGCAGTCATGA
- a CDS encoding O-succinylhomoserine sulfhydrylase, with translation MITGGSFDRPLPEGVGPATQAVRGGTRRSGFDETSEALFLNSGFVYESAEAAEASFTGDIEHFVYSRYGNPTVAMFEERLRLIDGAEACFATASGMSAVFTALGALLGAGDRLVAARSLFGSCFVVANEILPRWGVETVFVDGEDLDQWERALSTPTQAVFFETPSNPMQALTDVRAVSELAHAAGAKVVLDNVFATPLLQRGFDLGADVTVYSGTKHIDGQGRVLGGAILGPKDYIDGPVKNLMRHTGPALSPFNAWTLLKGLETMPLRLRQSVDSALKIAQFLESHPAVAWVKYPFLSSHPQYELAKRQMSGGGTVITFELKAAENEAKKRAFEVLNRLRIIDISNNLGDAKTLITHPATTTHRAMGPEGRAAVGITDGVVRISIGLEDVEDLLGDLDHALS, from the coding sequence ATGATCACTGGCGGTTCCTTCGACAGGCCGCTGCCCGAGGGCGTCGGCCCGGCCACCCAGGCCGTGCGCGGCGGCACCCGGCGTTCCGGCTTCGACGAGACCTCCGAGGCGCTGTTCCTCAATTCCGGTTTCGTCTACGAGAGCGCCGAGGCCGCCGAGGCGTCCTTCACCGGCGATATCGAGCATTTCGTCTACTCCCGCTACGGCAACCCGACGGTCGCCATGTTCGAGGAGCGGCTGCGCCTGATCGACGGCGCGGAAGCGTGTTTCGCCACGGCGTCGGGCATGTCCGCGGTGTTCACCGCGCTGGGCGCGCTGCTGGGCGCGGGTGACCGGCTGGTCGCGGCGCGCAGTCTGTTCGGCTCCTGCTTCGTGGTGGCCAACGAGATCCTGCCGCGTTGGGGCGTGGAGACCGTGTTCGTCGACGGCGAGGACCTCGACCAGTGGGAGCGGGCGCTGTCGACGCCGACCCAGGCGGTCTTCTTCGAGACCCCGTCCAACCCGATGCAGGCCCTCACCGATGTGCGCGCGGTCTCCGAGCTGGCGCACGCGGCGGGCGCGAAGGTGGTGCTGGACAACGTCTTCGCCACCCCGCTGCTGCAGCGCGGCTTCGATCTGGGCGCGGACGTCACCGTCTACTCGGGCACCAAGCACATCGACGGCCAGGGCCGCGTGCTCGGCGGCGCGATCCTGGGTCCGAAGGACTACATCGACGGCCCGGTGAAGAACCTCATGCGCCACACCGGCCCGGCGCTGAGCCCCTTCAACGCCTGGACCCTGCTCAAGGGTCTGGAGACGATGCCGCTGCGGCTGCGGCAGTCGGTCGACTCCGCGCTGAAGATCGCCCAGTTCCTGGAGTCGCATCCGGCGGTGGCGTGGGTGAAATACCCGTTCCTGTCCTCGCATCCGCAGTACGAGCTGGCCAAGCGTCAGATGTCGGGCGGCGGCACGGTCATCACCTTCGAGTTGAAGGCCGCCGAGAACGAGGCCAAGAAGCGCGCTTTCGAGGTGCTCAACCGGCTGCGCATCATCGACATCTCCAACAATCTCGGTGACGCCAAGACCCTGATCACCCATCCGGCCACCACCACCCACCGGGCGATGGGGCCGGAAGGCCGTGCGGCCGTGGGCATTACGGACGGCGTCGTGCGGATCTCCATCGGTCTCGAGGATGTCGAGGACCTGCTCGGCGATCTGGACCACGCGCTGAGCTGA
- a CDS encoding type 1 glutamine amidotransferase family protein: MLKTVHMAVFDTFSDWEVGHATAHINRELWQREPGTWQVKTVGRTADPITSMGGMRLLPDLTLAELRPADSAMLLLPGGSTWEAGELADFEEKAGEFLAAGVPVAAICGATFGLARAGLLDDRRHTSNDPGYLSMSGYSGLDHYDKTETAVTDGDLITATGTRPADFARAVFERLGLYEPHVLAAWYQLYGDNDGAGFYTLAQYEQQRAAAAR, translated from the coding sequence ATGCTGAAAACAGTCCACATGGCCGTGTTCGACACCTTCTCCGACTGGGAGGTCGGGCACGCGACCGCGCACATCAATCGCGAACTGTGGCAGCGCGAGCCGGGAACCTGGCAGGTCAAAACGGTCGGCCGCACCGCCGATCCGATCACCTCCATGGGTGGAATGCGGCTGCTGCCCGACCTGACGCTGGCGGAGCTGCGGCCGGCCGACAGCGCCATGCTGCTCCTGCCGGGCGGATCCACCTGGGAGGCAGGCGAACTCGCGGACTTCGAGGAGAAGGCGGGCGAATTCCTCGCCGCCGGGGTGCCCGTCGCCGCGATCTGCGGCGCCACCTTCGGGCTGGCCCGCGCCGGACTGCTCGACGATCGCCGGCACACCAGCAACGACCCGGGTTATCTGTCCATGAGCGGATATTCGGGCCTGGATCACTACGACAAGACCGAAACCGCCGTCACCGACGGCGATCTCATCACCGCGACCGGCACGCGCCCCGCGGATTTCGCCCGCGCGGTCTTCGAACGCCTGGGCCTCTACGAGCCGCACGTGCTGGCGGCCTGGTACCAGCTCTACGGCGACAACGACGGCGCGGGCTTCTACACGCTGGCCCAGTACGAACAGCAGCGCGCGGCGGCGGCGCGATGA
- a CDS encoding MarR family winged helix-turn-helix transcriptional regulator: MTRSEQELFSTAAITSFKLNGQFLTIAEELAKPAGITAAWWQVLGAVQPGPLPVAGIAREMGITRQSVQRIADLLVDKGLAEYRPNPAHRRAKLVAITEAGFEAVRRINPQHKRMAARLTAELGVERFTRIVDALTELSAALDVFDAE; the protein is encoded by the coding sequence ATGACCCGCTCCGAGCAGGAACTGTTCAGCACGGCGGCCATCACGTCGTTCAAGCTGAACGGCCAATTCCTCACCATCGCCGAGGAATTGGCCAAACCGGCCGGCATCACCGCCGCCTGGTGGCAGGTGCTCGGCGCGGTGCAGCCCGGGCCGCTGCCGGTGGCCGGTATCGCCCGCGAGATGGGCATCACCCGCCAGAGCGTGCAGCGCATCGCGGATCTGCTGGTGGACAAGGGCCTGGCCGAATACCGCCCCAACCCGGCGCATCGGCGCGCCAAGCTGGTCGCCATCACCGAGGCGGGGTTCGAGGCGGTGCGCCGCATCAACCCGCAGCACAAGCGGATGGCCGCGCGACTCACCGCGGAACTCGGCGTCGAACGATTCACCCGGATCGTCGATGCCCTGACCGAATTGTCCGCGGCCCTGGACGTTTTCGACGCCGAGTGA
- a CDS encoding HAD-IIA family hydrolase encodes MDGVLVHENHLVPGADQFLAELRDNDIPFLVLTNNSIYTARDLQARLKHTGLEIPVDSIWTSALATATFLNEQRPGGTAYVVGESGLTTALHEIGYILTDSDPDYVVLGETRTYSFEAITTAIRLVAAGARFIATNPDATGPSREGILPATGSVAALITQATGKKPYYVGKPNPLMMRSALRRIGAHSQSTVMIGDRMDTDVIAGLEAGMRTILVTTGISTPALVEQFPYRPTSILPSVAALVGKTKDPFAP; translated from the coding sequence ATGGACGGCGTCCTGGTGCACGAGAACCACCTGGTGCCCGGGGCCGACCAGTTCCTCGCCGAATTGCGGGACAACGACATTCCGTTCCTGGTGTTGACCAACAACTCCATCTATACCGCGCGCGATCTGCAGGCCCGGCTCAAGCACACCGGGCTCGAGATTCCGGTCGACTCGATCTGGACCTCCGCGCTGGCGACCGCGACCTTCCTCAACGAACAGCGGCCGGGCGGCACCGCGTACGTGGTCGGCGAATCCGGCCTCACCACCGCGCTGCACGAAATCGGTTACATCCTCACCGATTCCGATCCCGACTACGTCGTGCTCGGCGAAACCCGCACCTACTCCTTCGAAGCCATCACCACCGCCATTCGGCTGGTCGCGGCGGGCGCGCGGTTCATCGCCACCAATCCGGACGCCACCGGGCCGTCGCGCGAGGGCATCCTGCCGGCCACCGGGTCGGTCGCGGCGCTCATCACGCAGGCCACCGGCAAGAAGCCCTACTACGTGGGCAAGCCCAACCCGTTGATGATGCGCTCGGCGCTGCGCCGCATCGGCGCGCATTCGCAGTCGACGGTCATGATCGGCGACCGCATGGACACCGACGTCATCGCCGGTCTGGAGGCGGGTATGCGGACCATTCTGGTCACCACGGGCATCTCCACCCCGGCGCTGGTCGAGCAGTTCCCGTACCGGCCGACCAGCATCCTGCCGTCGGTCGCCGCGCTGGTCGGCAAGACCAAGGACCCGTTCGCGCCCTAG
- the fgd gene encoding glucose-6-phosphate dehydrogenase (coenzyme-F420), which yields MKDLKLGYKASAEQFGPRELVELAVEVEAHGLDSATVSDHFQPWRHNGGHAPFSLAWMAAVGERTKRIQLGTSVLTPTFRYNPAVIAQAFATMGCLYPERIMLGVGTGEALNEIATGYTGEWPEFKERFARLRESVDLMRALWTGDRVDFDGEYYKTVGASIYDVPKGGIPIYVAAGGPLVARYAGRAGDGFICTSGKGMDLYTEKLMPAVAEGAAKVGRTVEDIDRMIEIKISYDTDPALALENTRFWAPLSLTPEQKHSITDPIEMEAAADALPIEQIAKRWIVASDPDQAVELIKPYLDAGLNHLVFHAPGHDQRRFLDLFQRDLAPRLRAL from the coding sequence GTGAAAGACCTCAAGCTCGGTTACAAGGCGTCCGCGGAACAGTTCGGCCCGCGCGAACTGGTGGAGCTGGCGGTGGAGGTGGAGGCGCACGGCCTCGATTCCGCCACCGTCTCCGACCATTTCCAGCCCTGGCGGCACAATGGCGGCCACGCCCCGTTCTCGCTGGCCTGGATGGCCGCGGTGGGCGAGCGCACCAAGCGCATTCAGCTCGGCACCTCGGTGCTGACCCCGACCTTCCGCTACAACCCGGCGGTCATCGCGCAGGCCTTCGCCACCATGGGCTGCCTCTACCCGGAGCGCATCATGCTGGGCGTCGGCACGGGTGAGGCGCTCAACGAGATCGCCACCGGCTACACCGGCGAATGGCCGGAATTCAAGGAGCGTTTCGCGCGGCTGCGGGAATCCGTGGATCTCATGCGTGCGCTGTGGACCGGTGATCGTGTCGACTTCGACGGCGAGTACTACAAGACCGTCGGCGCGTCGATCTACGACGTGCCCAAGGGCGGCATCCCCATCTACGTCGCCGCGGGCGGTCCGCTGGTGGCCCGCTACGCCGGGCGCGCGGGCGACGGCTTCATCTGCACCTCGGGCAAGGGCATGGACCTCTACACCGAGAAGCTGATGCCCGCCGTCGCCGAGGGCGCGGCGAAGGTCGGCCGCACCGTCGAGGACATCGACCGGATGATCGAGATCAAGATCTCCTACGACACCGATCCCGCTCTGGCACTGGAGAACACCCGCTTCTGGGCCCCGCTCTCGCTCACCCCCGAGCAGAAGCACTCCATCACCGATCCGATCGAGATGGAGGCCGCCGCCGACGCGCTGCCGATCGAGCAGATCGCCAAGCGCTGGATCGTGGCCAGCGACCCGGACCAGGCCGTCGAGCTGATCAAGCCCTACTTGGACGCGGGCCTCAACCACCTGGTCTTCCACGCGCCCGGCCACGACCAGCGCCGCTTCCTGGATCTGTTCCAGCGCGATCTGGCCCCGCGCCTGCGCGCCCTCTGA
- the pta gene encoding phosphate acetyltransferase codes for MAATPVSSVYIASPEGDTGKSTVALGVLQALAATTPRVGVFRPITRSANGRDYILELLLEHSTSDVDYDQAVGVTYEQVHEDPDAAISEIVMRYHAVAKQCDAVLIVGSDYTDVASPSELRYNARIAVNLGAPVLLVVRGIGRSSAELGQLVELCRGELVAEHAKLVAVIANRCTPEQIEADAEVLKKVAAVPSWALPEVPLLQAPTMEELRDAIGGELYSGDSELMQREALDVIVGGMTAEHILERLTDGVAVITPGDRSDVLLALVNAHEAEGFPSLAGIIMNGGMLPEPSIARLMAGLKPKLPILSTDLGTFETAKATALTRGRVSLSSIRKVDTALAVMEERVDPRELLRQIEVPIPNIVTPQMFEYQLIERARGDRKRIVLPEGDDDRILRAAGRVLQRKIADLTILGDEAAVRGRAAELGVDIDAAEVLDPKTCPLRDEFAEEYARLRAHKGMTVDRAREFMSDISYFGTMMVHMGVADGMVSGAAHTTAHTIRPSFEIIKTTPGVSTVSSVFLMCLADRVLVYGDCAVVPDPTSDQLADIAVSSARTAAQFGIDPRVAMLSYSTGESGSGADVDKVRTATKLVHDRSPELLVEGPIQYDAAIEPAVAKTKLPNSAVAGQATVFIFPDLNTGNNTYKAVQRSAGAVAIGPVLQGLRKPVNDLSRGALVADIVNTVAITAIQAQQEAQ; via the coding sequence ATGGCTGCCACACCGGTTTCCAGCGTCTATATCGCGTCCCCCGAGGGCGACACCGGCAAATCGACGGTGGCACTCGGTGTCCTCCAGGCACTGGCCGCGACGACCCCGCGCGTCGGCGTGTTCCGACCTATCACCCGGTCCGCGAACGGGCGCGACTACATCCTCGAACTGCTGCTCGAGCACTCCACCTCCGATGTGGACTACGACCAGGCGGTCGGCGTCACCTACGAGCAGGTGCACGAGGACCCCGACGCCGCGATCAGCGAGATCGTCATGCGCTATCACGCCGTCGCCAAGCAGTGCGACGCCGTGCTCATCGTCGGCTCCGACTACACCGATGTCGCCAGCCCCAGCGAACTGCGCTACAACGCCCGCATCGCCGTCAACCTCGGCGCGCCCGTGCTGCTGGTGGTGCGCGGAATCGGCCGCAGCTCCGCCGAATTGGGCCAGCTGGTCGAGCTGTGCCGCGGCGAACTGGTGGCCGAGCACGCCAAACTGGTCGCCGTCATCGCCAACCGCTGCACGCCCGAGCAGATCGAGGCCGACGCCGAGGTGCTGAAAAAGGTTGCGGCCGTGCCGTCCTGGGCGCTGCCGGAGGTGCCGCTGCTGCAGGCCCCGACCATGGAGGAGCTGCGCGACGCGATCGGCGGCGAACTCTACAGCGGCGATTCGGAACTCATGCAGCGCGAGGCCCTCGACGTCATCGTCGGCGGCATGACCGCCGAGCATATTCTGGAACGCCTCACCGACGGCGTCGCCGTCATCACCCCCGGCGACCGCTCCGACGTGCTGCTGGCGCTGGTGAACGCCCATGAGGCGGAGGGCTTTCCGTCGCTGGCGGGCATCATCATGAACGGCGGCATGCTGCCCGAGCCCTCCATCGCCCGGCTGATGGCGGGCCTCAAACCCAAGCTGCCGATCCTGTCGACCGACCTGGGCACCTTCGAGACCGCCAAGGCCACCGCCCTGACCCGCGGCCGGGTCTCGCTGTCGAGCATCCGCAAGGTGGATACCGCACTGGCCGTCATGGAGGAGCGGGTCGATCCGCGAGAACTGTTGCGGCAGATCGAGGTTCCCATCCCGAACATCGTCACCCCGCAGATGTTCGAGTACCAGCTCATCGAGCGCGCCCGCGGCGACCGCAAGCGGATCGTGCTGCCCGAGGGCGACGACGACCGCATTCTGCGCGCCGCCGGCCGCGTGCTGCAGCGCAAGATCGCCGATCTCACCATTCTCGGCGACGAGGCGGCCGTGCGCGGCCGCGCCGCCGAACTGGGCGTGGACATCGACGCCGCCGAGGTGCTCGACCCCAAGACCTGCCCGCTGCGCGACGAGTTCGCCGAGGAGTACGCCCGCCTGCGCGCCCACAAGGGCATGACGGTGGACCGTGCCCGCGAATTCATGAGCGACATCTCGTATTTCGGCACCATGATGGTGCACATGGGGGTCGCCGACGGCATGGTGTCGGGCGCGGCGCACACCACCGCGCACACCATCCGGCCGTCGTTCGAGATCATCAAGACCACGCCGGGCGTGTCCACGGTGTCGTCGGTGTTCCTCATGTGCCTGGCCGATCGTGTGCTCGTCTACGGCGATTGCGCCGTGGTGCCGGATCCGACCTCGGATCAGCTGGCCGATATCGCCGTGTCCTCCGCGCGCACCGCCGCCCAGTTCGGCATCGACCCGCGCGTGGCCATGCTCTCGTACTCCACCGGTGAATCCGGTTCCGGCGCGGATGTGGACAAGGTCCGCACCGCCACCAAGCTGGTACACGACCGGTCCCCGGAACTGCTGGTGGAAGGCCCGATTCAGTACGACGCCGCGATCGAACCCGCGGTGGCCAAGACCAAACTGCCCAACTCCGCGGTCGCGGGGCAGGCGACGGTCTTCATTTTCCCGGACCTCAATACGGGGAACAACACCTACAAAGCGGTGCAGCGCAGCGCCGGAGCGGTGGCCATCGGGCCGGTGCTGCAGGGCCTGCGCAAGCCGGTCAACGACCTCTCCCGCGGCGCGCTCGTCGCCGACATCGTGAACACCGTTGCCATCACCGCCATTCAAGCCCAACAGGAGGCGCAATGA
- a CDS encoding acetate kinase → MKVLVINSGSSSIKYQLLDPQSAEVAASGVVQRIGEDVESDAVTVEHSCGGQTFEHRGPLADHAAGLHVVFDLFAASGQDLAHADLGAVGHRVVHGGEVFYQPTLIDDDVVKAITDLASLAPLHNPPNVIGIESARALLPEVPQVAVFDTAFFHNLPAAAKTYAIDADTAAAHGIRKYGFHGTSHDYVSGQVAEFLGKDRADLNQIVLHLGNGASASAIRAGQAVDTTMGLTPLEGLVMGTRSGDLDPGIIFHLIRTAGMGVDDVDNLLNRRSGIKGISGVNDFRELGQLIETGHPTAKLAFDVYIHRLRRYIGAYLIELGRVDAITFTAGVGENDAHVRAEALAGLERYGIRIDDARNTERSRVARRISTDDSDIAVLVVPTNEELAIARASADLVG, encoded by the coding sequence ATGAAGGTACTGGTGATCAACTCCGGTTCCTCGTCCATCAAATACCAGCTGCTGGATCCGCAGTCGGCCGAGGTGGCGGCGTCCGGGGTGGTGCAGCGCATCGGCGAGGACGTCGAGAGCGATGCCGTGACCGTCGAACATTCGTGTGGCGGACAGACTTTCGAGCATCGGGGTCCGCTGGCCGATCACGCGGCCGGGCTGCACGTGGTGTTCGACCTGTTCGCCGCCTCCGGCCAGGATCTGGCGCACGCCGATCTGGGCGCGGTCGGGCATCGCGTGGTGCACGGCGGCGAGGTGTTCTATCAGCCCACGCTGATCGACGACGACGTGGTCAAGGCCATCACCGACCTGGCTTCGCTTGCCCCGCTGCACAATCCGCCCAACGTGATCGGCATCGAGTCGGCGCGCGCGCTGCTGCCGGAGGTGCCGCAGGTCGCGGTGTTCGACACCGCCTTCTTCCACAATCTGCCCGCCGCCGCCAAGACGTATGCCATCGACGCGGATACCGCTGCCGCGCACGGGATTCGCAAGTACGGCTTCCACGGCACCTCGCACGATTACGTGTCCGGACAGGTCGCGGAGTTCCTGGGCAAGGACCGCGCCGACCTGAACCAGATCGTGCTGCACCTGGGCAACGGCGCGTCCGCGTCGGCCATTCGCGCCGGGCAGGCCGTGGACACCACCATGGGCCTGACCCCGCTGGAGGGGCTGGTCATGGGCACCCGCTCCGGGGACCTGGACCCGGGCATCATCTTCCATCTCATCCGCACCGCCGGTATGGGCGTGGACGACGTCGACAACCTGCTCAACCGGCGCTCCGGGATCAAGGGCATCTCCGGGGTCAACGACTTTCGCGAACTGGGTCAGCTCATCGAAACCGGCCATCCCACCGCGAAATTGGCGTTCGACGTCTACATTCACCGGCTGCGCCGCTATATCGGCGCGTACCTGATCGAACTGGGCCGGGTGGACGCCATCACCTTCACCGCCGGGGTCGGCGAGAACGACGCCCACGTCCGCGCCGAGGCGCTGGCGGGTCTCGAGCGCTACGGCATCCGGATCGACGACGCGCGCAATACCGAACGGTCCCGGGTGGCGCGGCGCATCTCCACCGACGACTCCGATATCGCGGTCCTGGTCGTGCCCACCAACGAGGAGCTCGCCATCGCCCGCGCCTCCGCGGACCTCGTCGGATAG